A window of Sphingomonas adhaesiva contains these coding sequences:
- a CDS encoding NAD(P)/FAD-dependent oxidoreductase: MTYDIVIVGGGAAGIATASSILKRNPDVTIAIVDAAKEHYYQPGWTMVGAGVFTPEQTRKTEAEVMPKGVDWLQVAASGFDPDRNAVALEDGRTLTYRVLVAAPGLRLAWEKIEGLEATLGRNGVTSNYRYDLAPYTYRLVQELKKGRALFSQPPMPIKCAGAPQKAMYLSCDLWREAGTLPGIDVEFHNAGAVLFGVAHYVPALMEYIEKYGIDLCLESNLVAVDGDRKVATFAQKKDGETIRVERGFDMLHVVPPQVSHEWVAKSPLAAETGFIAVDESTLRSKKYENVFALGDAAATSNAKTAAAARKQAPVVAVSVLAALDGKPPVADYDGYGSCPLTVERGKIVLAEFGYGGKLLPSFPRWFIDGSKPTRAAWYLKERLLPAIYWHAMLKGREPMAAPHMIGKAA, encoded by the coding sequence ATGACCTATGACATCGTCATCGTGGGCGGCGGGGCGGCCGGCATCGCCACCGCCTCCAGTATCCTCAAGCGTAATCCCGATGTGACGATCGCAATCGTCGACGCGGCCAAAGAGCATTACTATCAGCCTGGCTGGACAATGGTGGGCGCTGGCGTGTTCACGCCCGAGCAGACCCGCAAGACCGAAGCCGAGGTGATGCCCAAGGGCGTCGACTGGCTCCAGGTCGCCGCGTCCGGCTTCGATCCCGACCGCAACGCCGTCGCGCTGGAGGACGGGCGGACGCTCACCTACCGCGTCCTCGTCGCGGCGCCGGGGCTGCGCCTCGCCTGGGAGAAGATCGAGGGGCTGGAAGCAACGCTCGGCCGTAACGGCGTCACCTCCAACTACCGCTACGATCTCGCGCCCTACACCTACCGGCTCGTCCAGGAGCTGAAGAAGGGGCGCGCGCTGTTCTCGCAGCCGCCCATGCCGATCAAGTGCGCGGGCGCACCGCAAAAGGCGATGTACCTGTCGTGCGATCTCTGGCGCGAAGCGGGCACGCTGCCCGGCATCGACGTCGAGTTCCACAATGCCGGTGCGGTGCTGTTCGGGGTGGCGCACTATGTCCCCGCCCTCATGGAATATATCGAGAAGTACGGGATCGACCTGTGCCTCGAATCCAACCTGGTCGCGGTCGACGGCGACCGGAAGGTCGCCACCTTCGCGCAGAAGAAGGACGGCGAGACGATCCGGGTCGAGCGCGGGTTCGACATGCTCCACGTCGTCCCCCCGCAGGTGTCGCACGAGTGGGTCGCCAAGAGCCCGCTCGCGGCCGAGACGGGGTTCATCGCGGTCGACGAGTCGACGTTGCGGAGCAAGAAATACGAGAACGTCTTCGCGCTCGGCGACGCGGCGGCGACCAGCAACGCCAAGACCGCCGCGGCGGCGCGCAAGCAGGCGCCCGTGGTCGCGGTCAGCGTGCTGGCGGCATTGGACGGCAAGCCGCCGGTCGCCGACTATGACGGCTATGGCTCGTGCCCGCTGACCGTCGAGCGCGGCAAGATCGTGCTGGCCGAGTTCGGCTATGGCGGGAAACTCCTGCCGAGCTTCCCGCGCTGGTTCATTGACGGGTCCAAGCCGACGCGCGCCGCCTGGTATCTGAAGGAGCGGTTGCTGCCCGCGATCTACTGGCACGCGATGCTGAAGGGCCGCGAGCCGATGGCCGCCCCCCATATGATCGGCAAAGCGGCATGA
- a CDS encoding sulfite exporter TauE/SafE family protein, producing the protein MTLEPIQYLLGGISGALVGFTLGLVGGGGSILAVPLMVYLVGVPSAHMAIGTSALAVAANAATGLIGHARAGTVKWRCGGMYAAAGIVGALAGSTAGKAFDGTRLLFLFALVMVLVGVVMLRGRKAEGIPGAQCSRENAPKVMGFGLVTGLFSGFFGIGGGFLIVPGLIGSTRMPMLNAVGTSLVAVTAFGLTTALNYAFSGLVDWPLAGVFIAGGIVGGLIGLAAARRLAESRGALTTVFAVLILVVAAYMLWKSAGAFA; encoded by the coding sequence ATGACGCTGGAGCCGATCCAGTACCTCTTGGGCGGCATCTCCGGCGCGCTCGTCGGGTTCACGCTCGGGCTGGTGGGCGGCGGGGGTTCGATCCTCGCCGTCCCGCTTATGGTCTATCTGGTCGGCGTGCCGAGCGCACACATGGCGATCGGCACCAGCGCCTTGGCCGTCGCCGCCAACGCCGCGACCGGCCTCATCGGTCACGCGCGCGCCGGCACGGTCAAATGGCGCTGCGGCGGCATGTACGCCGCGGCCGGGATCGTCGGCGCGCTTGCCGGGTCGACCGCGGGCAAGGCCTTCGACGGCACCCGCCTCCTGTTCCTGTTCGCACTGGTGATGGTGCTGGTCGGCGTCGTCATGCTGCGCGGGCGCAAGGCGGAGGGCATTCCCGGCGCGCAATGCAGCCGCGAGAACGCGCCCAAGGTGATGGGGTTCGGCCTCGTCACCGGGTTGTTCTCCGGCTTCTTCGGCATCGGCGGCGGGTTCCTGATCGTGCCTGGGCTGATCGGCTCGACGCGGATGCCGATGCTGAACGCGGTCGGCACCTCGTTGGTCGCGGTCACGGCGTTCGGTCTGACGACGGCGCTCAACTATGCCTTCTCCGGGCTGGTCGACTGGCCGCTCGCCGGCGTCTTCATCGCGGGCGGCATCGTTGGCGGTCTGATCGGCCTCGCGGCTGCGCGTCGCCTCGCGGAGAGCCGCGGCGCGCTCACCACCGTGTTCGCCGTGCTGATCCTCGTGGTCGCCGCCTACATGCTTTGGAAGAGCGCCGGCGCCTTCGCCTGA
- a CDS encoding prolipoprotein diacylglyceryl transferase family protein, translating to MLAMDRGLAVLCIAVFFGLAALAARFRLPRVSAVATSAILVGLVTARIGYVAAHWSSYADAPLSVFALWQGGFSAIRGLAGAAATLAIRLDRTRSLAAGLGALAVSGGLWFALQALIPPVTYGPFPYDLTLTTATGAPLPLARFRAGIRAAATRAKVDCTRLQRDLKLHGADIDALLARTDAIASAIGFSGTPALIVGSQVVAGAVELPALRQLVATARAKPEAR from the coding sequence ATGCTGGCTATGGACCGCGGCCTGGCGGTGCTGTGCATCGCCGTGTTCTTCGGCCTCGCCGCGCTCGCGGCGCGGTTCCGCCTGCCGCGTGTATCGGCGGTCGCGACCAGCGCCATCCTGGTCGGGCTGGTGACGGCGCGGATCGGCTATGTCGCCGCGCACTGGTCGAGCTACGCCGATGCACCGCTGTCCGTCTTCGCCCTATGGCAGGGCGGCTTCTCCGCGATCCGCGGCCTCGCCGGCGCCGCGGCGACGCTCGCGATCCGGCTCGACCGCACCCGCTCGCTCGCGGCCGGATTGGGGGCGTTGGCGGTATCCGGCGGCCTGTGGTTTGCGCTCCAGGCGTTGATCCCGCCCGTCACCTATGGACCGTTCCCCTATGACCTGACGCTCACCACGGCCACTGGGGCACCGCTACCGCTCGCCCGGTTCCGCGCCGGGATCAGGGCGGCCGCGACGCGCGCGAAGGTCGACTGTACGCGCCTGCAACGTGACCTGAAGCTGCACGGCGCCGACATCGATGCGCTCCTCGCGCGCACCGATGCCATTGCGAGCGCGATCGGGTTCAGCGGCACGCCTGCGCTGATCGTCGGTTCGCAGGTCGTGGCCGGCGCTGTCGAACTGCCCGCGCTCCGCCAACTGGTCGCGACCGCCCGCGCGAAGCCCGAGGCGCGCTGA
- a CDS encoding DsbA family protein — MAGAVGQVLRRTAPIGRDIGPRADAILAGGGSPENGPADATVRLAVFTDYRCPACRHAFPAMEEAVECDGKVRVIYKDWPIFGPPSERAASVALASAEQGIYPAVHRALMTNSRIIDDDMLRDVVTGAGGDWSRAMRWLAAHAGLVAGRFRANRREAYAIGLSGTPGFLAGPMLVMGAIETDDFRRLFARARVAR, encoded by the coding sequence GTGGCTGGGGCGGTCGGACAGGTGCTGCGCCGAACCGCCCCGATCGGGCGCGATATCGGCCCACGCGCGGACGCCATCCTCGCGGGCGGCGGGTCGCCGGAGAACGGACCTGCCGATGCGACGGTGCGGCTTGCCGTGTTCACCGACTATCGCTGCCCCGCCTGCCGCCATGCCTTCCCGGCGATGGAAGAGGCGGTAGAGTGCGACGGCAAGGTGCGGGTCATCTACAAGGACTGGCCGATCTTCGGCCCGCCTTCCGAGCGGGCCGCGAGCGTCGCGCTCGCGAGCGCCGAACAGGGGATCTACCCCGCCGTCCACCGTGCGCTGATGACCAACAGTCGGATCATCGACGACGACATGCTGCGCGACGTCGTGACCGGCGCTGGCGGCGACTGGTCGCGGGCGATGCGCTGGCTGGCAGCGCACGCGGGGCTGGTCGCGGGTCGGTTCCGTGCCAACAGACGTGAAGCCTATGCGATCGGGCTGTCCGGCACGCCGGGATTCTTGGCGGGTCCGATGCTGGTGATGGGCGCGATCGAAACGGACGATTTCAGGCGGCTGTTCGCACGAGCGCGGGTGGCACGCTGA